The nucleotide sequence GACGGTGATCGTCGTCCCCGGTCCTGCCGCGAGCATCATCAGGCCCATGATCGAGGTGCCGCCGACGGTCTCGCCGCCACGCGTCACCCACACCTGCGCGTTGAAGCGCTCGACGGCCTGGACGAATTTCGCGGAGGCGCGCGCATGCAGGCCGCGCTTGTTGATGATCAGAAGCTCTTTGGAAATCGCGCCCGCGGGCACGCCTGTCCCCGCTTGTGACGCCTCGTCGCTCATTTGCCGGCGAGCACGCGGCTGGCGATGGTGACGTATTTGCGGCCTGCTTCCTGGGCCATGGCGATCGCGTCGGGCAGCGGACGCTCCTCGCGCACCTTGGCAAGCTTCACCAGCATGGGAAGGTTGATGCCCGCGAGGACTTCGACCTTGGGCCGGCTCATGCAGGATATTGCGAGGTTCGACGGCGTGCCGCCGAACATGTCGGTGAGGATCGCAACGCCATCGCCGGAATCGACGCGGTTAACCGCCTCGATGATGTCGCTTCGGCAGAGATCGGAATCATCTTCGGCGCCGATCGTGATCGCTTCGATTTGCTTTTGTGGGCCCATGACATGTTCAAGCGCTGCCTTGAATTCGTCGGCAAGGCGCCCGTGGGTCACAAGTACTAGACCAATCATCGGAAAACTCCTCGCGGGCGCTTTTGGTGCACCGCACGAACGCGCCACTTTGACCATCCAGAGCCCCCGCGCAAGAGGGGATGTTGCGTATCTCCCTGAATCTATACGGATGTATGAGGGGAGCTGCGCCGGTCTATTCGGTCGCGATAGTGGGGTTCATATGGTTACCATTTCCCTTCAAACAATCGCCTGAAGGGTTAACCCAAAGATGAACTCTTGGTAGTGGTCAAGGCCGCGACAACCAATGGGAGGGGTGAATAGCCGCGGCTAACCGGGATTCTAGGTATTTCGACACCGTAAATGCTTGTTTTCAGCGTTTCTGTCGCAGGCAGGCGTTCCGCGTCGGCTGCGTCCAGATCGACCACGAGGCCGACGGTCGCATGCTCCACGAAGTCGCAGCGGCGGATTCCGAGGCCCCGGATCTCGATCAGGCCGGTCAGTGTGGGAGCCGGACGGACCTGAATTTCATCGCCGACTGTCGCCAGATGGACACGGTCATCACCGACCAGAACGGCCCTTTCAACCACGCCTGATCGCCCCGCCATGATCAAATCGAAGGCAAGGCGCGACTTGCCGGAGCCCGAGGGCCCGCGGATCAGCACCGCAAAAGTCCCGATCTTGACGGCGGAGGCGTGAACGCTGGGGCCACCGTCGCTCATAGCGCCGGCAGCCTCACCACGAAGCGCGCGCCTGATACCGTCGGGACGCCTTCATCGTCCGGCGGGCCTGCGCGGTTCTCGGCCCAGATGCGTCCGCCATGGGCATCGATGATCTGCTTTGAGATCGACAGGCCGAGGCCGGAGTTCTGGCCAAAGCCCTGGTGCGGACGGTCCGTGTAGAAGCGCTCGAAGATCCGCTCCAGCGCGTCGTCGCGGATGCCGGGGCCGTCGTCGTCGACCACGATCTCGATCTCGGAGCGGACGCGGCGGCAGGTCAGGCGCACCTTGCTGCCGGCTTCCGAGAACGATTGCGCGTTGGCGAGCAGGTTGGAGACCACCTGCCCAAGCCGTGAATCGTGGCCGGTCACGGCGAACGTATCGGTCGGGCTGCGACCCTCGAAACGCGTCTCGACCGCGACGTCATGGCCGAGCTTGGTTTCGTTGGCGACGGACACCAGCGTCGTCAGCAGGCGGCGCAAATCGACCGGGACCGCATCCTGGCGCTGCAGTTCGGCGTCGAGCCGGCTGGCGTCGGAGATGTCGGAGATGAGGCGGTCGAGCCGCTTGACGTCGTGCTCGATCACCTCGAGCAGGCGCGCGCGGCTGGTCTCGTTGCGCGCCAGCGGCAGCGTCTCGACCGCGGAGCGTAGCGAGGTCAGCGGGTTCTTCAGTTCATGCGCGACGTCGGCGGCGAACATCTCGATCGCCTCGATGCGGCTGTAGAGCGCGCTGGTCATGTCGCGCAGCGCGCCGGAGAGATGGCCGATCTCGTCGCGGCGGCGGGTGAAGTCGGGAATCTCGATGCGGGCCTTGATGCGGCGGCGGACGCGCTCGGCGCTGTCGGCGAGCCGGCGCACAGGCCCCGCGATCGTGCTCGCCAGCAGCAGTGACAGCATGATCATGACCGTGGCGGCGACGCCGCCGACCTTCAGGATTGCGAGCCGCTCGGCCGTGACCATCTGGTCGATGTCGTCGCCCTGGGTGGACAGCATCAGTGCGCCGTGAATGGCGCGGGAGCGCAGCACGGGCACTGCGACCGAGACGATCACCTCGCCGCGCGCATTGACCCGCACCATCGAACGCTTCTGGCCCTGAAGTGCATCGGCGACTTCGGCATAGCCATTGCCGTTCTCGCGTCCAAGCTCGCGATACAGCGGCAGGTCGCCGCGGTTGATCCAGAGGCGCACCGAGGTCAGGCCGCGCTCGATCACGCCGGGCTTCGACGATGGCGGCGGCAACGGGAAGATCAGCACGTTTTCGAGGTCGCGGCTGTCGAGCAGCACCGTCCCGTTGGGGTCGAAGATCCGCGCGCGGGTCTTGGTCGGCGAGATCAGCGTGCGCAGCACGGGCGCCACGCGCTCCGGGCTGATCGGGAAGTTCAGCGCCGAATAATCGTCGGATTCGCCGTAGCTGTCGCCCAGCTTCAGATCGAGCAGCCGGTCGGGATCGACCGTGATCGCGTTGGTCTGCACGGTCGCCGACGCGCCGATTGCACCGGCGATGATCTCGGCCTGCACCAGCAGGCTCTGCGCGCGGGCGTCGATCAGGCCGGCGCGGAACTGCGAGAGATAGAGAATGCTCGCGACCAGCGCGACGAGGCCGGCGAGGTTGAGCGAGAC is from Bradyrhizobium xenonodulans and encodes:
- a CDS encoding HPr family phosphocarrier protein, encoding MSDEASQAGTGVPAGAISKELLIINKRGLHARASAKFVQAVERFNAQVWVTRGGETVGGTSIMGLMMLAAGPGTTITVAAAGDDADAALAAITELVESKFNEEGV
- a CDS encoding PTS sugar transporter subunit IIA yields the protein MIGLVLVTHGRLADEFKAALEHVMGPQKQIEAITIGAEDDSDLCRSDIIEAVNRVDSGDGVAILTDMFGGTPSNLAISCMSRPKVEVLAGINLPMLVKLAKVREERPLPDAIAMAQEAGRKYVTIASRVLAGK
- a CDS encoding HPr kinase/phosphorylase → MSDGGPSVHASAVKIGTFAVLIRGPSGSGKSRLAFDLIMAGRSGVVERAVLVGDDRVHLATVGDEIQVRPAPTLTGLIEIRGLGIRRCDFVEHATVGLVVDLDAADAERLPATETLKTSIYGVEIPRIPVSRGYSPLPLVVAALTTTKSSSLG
- a CDS encoding sensor histidine kinase — its product is MLDRTQPDENQNAGAIAPDGVPEHVAEDKPATQGWRPLSWLTRAGQYFFALSFSSLTRRIVSLNLAGLVALVASILYLSQFRAGLIDARAQSLLVQAEIIAGAIGASATVQTNAITVDPDRLLDLKLGDSYGESDDYSALNFPISPERVAPVLRTLISPTKTRARIFDPNGTVLLDSRDLENVLIFPLPPPSSKPGVIERGLTSVRLWINRGDLPLYRELGRENGNGYAEVADALQGQKRSMVRVNARGEVIVSVAVPVLRSRAIHGALMLSTQGDDIDQMVTAERLAILKVGGVAATVMIMLSLLLASTIAGPVRRLADSAERVRRRIKARIEIPDFTRRRDEIGHLSGALRDMTSALYSRIEAIEMFAADVAHELKNPLTSLRSAVETLPLARNETSRARLLEVIEHDVKRLDRLISDISDASRLDAELQRQDAVPVDLRRLLTTLVSVANETKLGHDVAVETRFEGRSPTDTFAVTGHDSRLGQVVSNLLANAQSFSEAGSKVRLTCRRVRSEIEIVVDDDGPGIRDDALERIFERFYTDRPHQGFGQNSGLGLSISKQIIDAHGGRIWAENRAGPPDDEGVPTVSGARFVVRLPAL